The Pseudomonas aeruginosa genome includes the window GCAGCCAGGCGTTGAGAACGCTCTGTCGCCGCCAGTCCGGCAGCGCCGGCAGCAACCGCAGCAATACCGCGGGCAGGTGCGACTCGTGGATGTAGCGGGCCGGGCAGAAGCGCAACTGGTAGGCCGTCAATGGCATCGCGCCGCTCAGCCCCGTTGCCGGTGCCAGAAGAACTGCGCCAGGTTGCTCGCCAGCAGCAACGCCAGCAGCAGGCCGAACAGGCCGAGCAGGCGTCCGCGCGAGTGCTCCGCCACCTGGATCGAGAAGACACTCTCGAAGCGTGGCGCCAGCGGGACCTGGCGGACCCCGGCCGACGGCACCAGCACCACGCTGATGCGGTCGTAGCTGAGTCCTTCGATGCCGTTGTTCACCAGTTGCTTGATCTGCGGCACGTAGGCATCCAGTTGCACGTCGGCGGCGTGCTTGATGAACACCGAGGCCGATGCCGGCGAGGACTTCCTGCCCAGTCCGTCGCGCTCCTCTGGCAGCACCACATGGACCCGCGCCACCAGCACGCCATCGATCTCGGAAAGGGTATGGGAAATCTCCTGGGCCTTGGCGTAGTTGAGCCGCGCGCGCTCTTCGATGGGCGAGGAAATCAGCCCGTCCTTGGGAAACACATCCTTCAGCGTGGAGAAGTTCTCCCGCGGATAGCCCTTGCGCTTGAGCACCTCCACCGCCTCGGCGATATCCGATTCCTCCACCAGCAGGCGCACGGTGCCATCCTTGTCCGCCTGCTTGTCCGCGGAAACGCCCTCCGAACGCAACAGCGCCAGCATCTCGTTACCTTCCTTCTGGCTGATCCCGGTATAGAGTTCGACCTTGCACCCGCCCAACGCCAGGACCAGCGCCAGGAGCGCCATGCGCGACAGACCTTTCACCGTTCGCCTCATTGGGTCTTCATCAGGGTTTCGACGTTCTGGCTCATGCGCCCGACGGTCTTGGCGATCAGCTCTTCCTGCATGGTGATGCGCATCAGCGACCACTGCATCTGCATCAGGCTGTTGGGATCGTCGCCGGGCGTCGACAGCTCCACCTGCAACTCCTGCTTGGCCTGGCTGAAACGCTCCCTGATCTGCCCCAGTTCGCTGAGCAGGTCGCCGCCCAGGCTGCCGGCACCGCCCATCGCCCGTTCGAACTCGGCGACGTGGGCCGCGCCGGCCGGGCCGCCGGAGAGTTCTTCGAGACTGGTGATCTGCGCCTGGGCGCCCATCCGAGAGATATCCATCATGACTCCAGGTCGAGTTTGTGGCTGTTGCGCACGAGGTTGTCGAGCATGCCGTTGAGCGGGATCAGCACCTGCAATTCGCGACGCGCCAGTTGCGCCAGGTATTCGCCGCCCGGCGCATGCTCGACTGCACCGAGCAACTGGAGGAGAAAGGTTTGCTGCTGGCGTCCCAGCGGCAGTTCCGCACGGAGCATCGCCTTCAGCTCCAGGCGGTCCGCCTCCAACCCTTGCAGCGGCTGGGCAAAGCGCTGCAGCAGGCGCTCGCCGAGAGCGCCGTTCTCCAACCCGGCCAGGCGGCGTCCGGCCGCCTGCGGCTCGCCGCCGAGGGCCTGCTCGAAAGCCAGCACCTGATCGACAGCCGGCAGGTTCGCCGCCTTTGGACTGGCCGACGGATAGACGGCGAATCCCGGCGGCGTGTCGATGCGGCTCATGTCCGCACCTGGGCGCGCATGCCGGCGGCGAAGTCGGCCAGGGCAGGATCGCTGCTGCCGCCCAGCCCGGCCAGCCTGCGGTCCAGCGCGGCGCCCAGCCCCAGGTGCCACTCGCACAAGGCGAACCAGGGCTCCAGCGCCGGCCAGGGATTGCCATGGGCGAAGGCCAGGGCTTCCTGATAGCGCCCCTGGTTGGCCAGGCTGGAAATCCGGATCAGCCGCGCCGCTTCGTCCTGTCCGAGGCGCTCCAGCCACTCGGCGATGCACAGCGCCTCTTCGTGGCAGTGCTGCCCGCTGCCGGCCAGCGCCAGTTCCGCCAATTCGCGTATCAGTGAAGTGTCCATGTTCAGATCTTCTGCAGGATGCCTTGCATCAGGTCGCGCAGCGCACGGGTCACCGTCGAGTTGATGTTGTAGATGACCGACCACTTGTTGATCTTGTGTTGCAGCTCGGCCAGCAGCGCCGGGTTGTCGGCATTGTCGGTCCCCTGCAAGGCCTTGATCGCGTCGTTGACGTCCTTGTTCGCTGCGTTGGCCTGCTCCTTCAGGGCATTGGCCACGGTATCGAGGGTATTCCCCGGGTTGGGGTTGAATATCTGCGCCATGCTTAGTCCTCTGTGAGCTGCGAAAGAATGCCGAGACCGCCTTCGAGGGCCCGGGCCTGCTGTTGCAGGAACTGGAAGTGCTCCGGGCAGGCGCCTCTGGCCAGTTCCCGGCGACACTCCGCCAGCGCCGCCTGCAGACGCTGCCGGAGCGCTGCGGCATGCGTGCCGTCAGCGACCGACAGTCGCGTTTCCAAGGCTGTCATCATGGAGCACCTCCCCTTTGAGATTGATGATGAAACGCTGCTTGCCGCGGGCCACCAGGATCGACTCCGGCTCGATGGCGAGGATTCGCACACCGCGGGATGTCGAGGCGCCCACCGGGTATTTCTGGCCGTCGCCGAGCACTACATAGGGCACCCGCCCCAGCGACACCGAGCGAA containing:
- the pscJ gene encoding SctJ family type III secretion inner membrane ring lipoprotein Psc; protein product: MRRTVKGLSRMALLALVLALGGCKVELYTGISQKEGNEMLALLRSEGVSADKQADKDGTVRLLVEESDIAEAVEVLKRKGYPRENFSTLKDVFPKDGLISSPIEERARLNYAKAQEISHTLSEIDGVLVARVHVVLPEERDGLGRKSSPASASVFIKHAADVQLDAYVPQIKQLVNNGIEGLSYDRISVVLVPSAGVRQVPLAPRFESVFSIQVAEHSRGRLLGLFGLLLALLLASNLAQFFWHRQRG
- the pscI gene encoding SctI family type III secretion system inner rod subunit PscI, with product MDISRMGAQAQITSLEELSGGPAGAAHVAEFERAMGGAGSLGGDLLSELGQIRERFSQAKQELQVELSTPGDDPNSLMQMQWSLMRITMQEELIAKTVGRMSQNVETLMKTQ
- the pscH gene encoding YopR family T3SS polymerization control protein PscH — protein: MSRIDTPPGFAVYPSASPKAANLPAVDQVLAFEQALGGEPQAAGRRLAGLENGALGERLLQRFAQPLQGLEADRLELKAMLRAELPLGRQQQTFLLQLLGAVEHAPGGEYLAQLARRELQVLIPLNGMLDNLVRNSHKLDLES
- the pscG gene encoding YscG family type III secretion system chaperone PscG, which gives rise to MDTSLIRELAELALAGSGQHCHEEALCIAEWLERLGQDEAARLIRISSLANQGRYQEALAFAHGNPWPALEPWFALCEWHLGLGAALDRRLAGLGGSSDPALADFAAGMRAQVRT
- the pscF gene encoding type III secretion system needle filament protein PscF — protein: MAQIFNPNPGNTLDTVANALKEQANAANKDVNDAIKALQGTDNADNPALLAELQHKINKWSVIYNINSTVTRALRDLMQGILQKI
- the pscE gene encoding YscE family type III secretion system co-chaperone PscE, with protein sequence MMTALETRLSVADGTHAAALRQRLQAALAECRRELARGACPEHFQFLQQQARALEGGLGILSQLTED